The region TGCGTGCGGGCGAGACGGCGCAGCGGCTCGGAGTGCTGGCCGCCTGGCGGGACACCGAACTGTTCACTCCCGCGGAACGCGCGGCCCTCGCGCTGGCGGAGGCGACGACCGAGCCGACCGACGCCGCCGCGCAGGAAACCGCCTGGGCGGGTGCTCGTGACGTCCTCACCGACGACCAGATCTCCGCGGTGATCTGGGTGGCGATCGCCATCAACGCGTTCAACCGGGTCTCGATCATGAGCAAGCACCCGGTGCGTACGGAGCGCTGATCCCGCCGGGGGAGCGGGGCGGCTGTCCGGGCGTGGCTCGGGTACGGACCGGGCGGGGTCGCCGTGGTCCCGGTGGTCGAATGCCCTGAAGAAGTTCGAGCTGAGCACGCACCTCCGCGACGGTGTGCGGCAGGCGATCGAGAGCCAGACCGAGGGCATGGAATTGCTGCGCCCCGAGGACATCGCCGACGCGGTCTCCTACATCGTCGCCCGGGACCATCGGGTGGCCGTCGACGAGATCCTCGTGCGCGCCGGCGAGGATCGGGCCAACCCGCCCTGCGCAGCCGGGATCGCAGGTGGCAGTCGGCAGCTTTGGCGGCATGGTCGGTCACTGGCGTTGCGAGCAACCGTCCGAAGAGGCCTGATCGGGGCGGAGTGACTGCCGAAAGCGTTGCCGTACGCGGCAGGCGCTCGGGGGGAAGAGTTCGCACCTGACCTGCCGATTGGGCCGGGGCCGGTATCTGGAACCGTGATCGAACCCCCTGTGGTGAAACGACTCTTCGGTCGCCGTCCGGTCGACGGATCCGGCGCGGGCGGACAACCACCGTTCGCCGGAGCCTCGCCCTTGGCGCCGATCCCGTGGTCGTGACGCACACGAGCCCGGTGGGAGCGCGGGGTTGCTCCGCAGGAACAGCCGTACCGCCGCCCGGCTATGACGCTCCTGTTCGTCGGCGTCGCGCACGATACCGAAGGACGCGAGGCGCGCCGGTGCGCCCGAGTCCATACCGAGGACAAGGCCGAGCTGCGCGACCGGCCGGCCGGCGCGGGTGTCCAGCGCGTCGTGAAACTGGGCAGCGCCCTCAGCGGCAGCATCGGCAATCCGCACGACGCGATGTATCCCCTGCACCAGTTCGTCAACTGGGTGGTCGACGACGATGCCTGACTCCATGCGGTCGCGCCTGCTCGGCCGGTCCGGCCTGCGCGTCAGCGAACTGTGCCTGGGCACGATGACGTTCGGCACCGAGTGGGGATTCGGGGCCGAGGAAGCGATCTGCCGGGAGATCTACGTCGCCTTCCGCGAGGCGGGCGGCACCTTCCTCGACACCGCCGACGTCTACAACGACGGCGCGAGCGAACGAATCGTCGGCCGCCTCGTGGCGGCCGAACGCGACGCGGTCCTCCTGGGTACGAAGTTCACCCTGCCGACCGACAGGAACGACCCGAACTCCGGCGGCAGCCACCGCAAGGGCCTGCGCCGCAGCGTCGAGGAAAGCCTGCGCCGACTGGCCGCCGACCACGTCACCTGCTGTGGGTGCACGCCTGGGACGAGTGCACCGCCGCCGAGGAGACCCTGCGGGCCCTCGACGACCTCATACGCTCCGGGAACGTACCGGCCGTCGGGGTGAGCAACACCCCGGCCTGGGTGATCGCCCGCTCCCAGGCCATCGCCGAACTCCGCGGCTGGAGTGCCTATTGCGGCCTGCAGTCGAGTACTCCCTCGCCGCGCGGTCGCCCGACCGCGAACTCCTGCCCATGGCACGGGCGCTCGGACTCACCGTGACCGCGTGGAGCCCCCTCGCGCGCGGCCTGCTCGTCGGCAAGCGCCCCCTTCCTGGCTCCCCGTCTCCCGCCGACAGGCCCTGGACGCCGTCACGGTGATCGCGGCCGAGACCGGTCTGACGCCTGCGCGAGTCGCCCTCGCCTGGGTGCTGCGCCAAGGGCTCCTGCCGGTGCTCGACACCCGCACCCGCGCCCCAGTTGCACGACACGACTTTCTGTACGACCGCCGCACCGCGCTCGCGCCACCGAAACCGGAGCCTGGGGATCACGACCGCTGAACACCGATGGCCTTATGGAACGCCGAGTTCGAACAGGACGTACCCCGCGTATGAGCCGGAGGCGAGCGCGGCGATTCCGAGGACGGTGCACAGCACCGGCGTGCTGAGCCGGCGCATGGCGACGGCGCACGGGATGAACAGGGGGAAGGCCGGGAGAAGGTAGCGGGAGATGTTGCCGAAGATCTGCTGGCTGCCCAGGACGAGCGCGATCGTCAGGACGGTGTGGACGACGAGGACCGCAGGCGGGCGGAGCCGGAGCAGCAGCGGCAGGACGATGAGGGCCAGCAGGACCGTGCCTACGCCGATGAAGTCTTCGTAGGGGTAGGCGAAGAGGTAGTCGAAGTGGCCCACCGGGAGGGACGTGAACACGTCGAGGGTGTGCTTGCCGTAGTCGAACGTGTGGGCCCAGGCGCCTTCCTGGAGCTTGAAGTACCCGCTGTGGTCGCCCATCCGGTATCCCACCCAGCCGAGGTAGCCGAACAGGCCGAGGGGGGCGATCGCCACGGCGATCAGCGGCCGCAGGAATTTGACCCTACGCCTCTTCCCGTCCGGGCCGGGGGCGTCTCCCCAGCGGCGGACCTCCCGCCGTTGCCGGTGTACGGCCAGCAGCGCCGCGACGGCGAGCGCCGCGATCAGCGCGGTGGCCGTCGGACGAGTGAGACCCGTGGCGCAGGTCAGGATGCCGGCGGTGATCCAGTGGTGGCGCATGACGGCGTAGCAGGCCCATGCTGCGAGGGCGACGTAGAGGGACTCCGAGTAGCCCGACCACTCCATGCCGGATCCGGGCCACACGGCCCAGAGGCCGGCTGCGGCGAGCCCGGCCCGCCGTCCGCCGATCCGCGCGGTGACGGCGTGGATCGCCAGGGCGGCGACGAACGAGGCGGCGACCGAGACCAGCAGGCCGGCGCCGAACAGACCCAGGCCGGTGCAGGAGGAGACCAGCCGCATCAGGGCGGGGTACAGCGGGAAGAACGCCGCGGAGTTGCCCTCGATGGTGATCAGGCCGCTCGCCCCGGGTACCGGGACGAGCGCGGGGTGGTAGCCGTGCGCGGCGATCTGCTGGTACCACCAGCCGTCCCAGGTGGCCAGGACGTCCCAAGCGTGGGCGCCGCCGCCGAAGCGGGGGTCCTTCTTGCGGAAGTCCCCGGAGGAGTCCAGCAGGTACATGAAGACGCAGAAGCCGATGAGCTTCAGCGCACCGTACAGCGCGAGCACCGGACCGTGGTGCTCGGCCGCCCGGCACAGTCGCGCCCACCGCTGCCGGGCGGTGGAGGTGAGAGAGGTGAGAGAGATAGGGGAGGGAGATGGGGCAGGCGGCAGGCTGGTGTTGTACGGCGGTTCCGTGGCGGGCGAACGGCCTTCGGCGTGGGGCCTGTTGCGTTCGTACGACGGAGCGTTCGTGAGGCTCGGGTCGTTCATCGGGGCTCGGCTCCTGTTCGGTTGCCGCGGGGGCCGGCGGTGAACACCCAGGCCCGCAGGAGCAGGAAGCGCAGCAGTGTCGCGACCAGGTTGGCGATGACGAGCACCGCGACTTCCGTGGGCCGCGCGGGTTCCGGCGCCCAGCGGTGCAGCGCGGCGAGCGAGCCGCTGGTGAGCGCCAGACCGAGGCCGAAGACCACCAGGCCCTTGGCCTGCTGCCGCAGCGCTCCGCCCCGCCCGCGCAGCCCGAAGGTGAGCCGCCGGTTCGCGGCGGTGTTCGCGACGGCGCAGACCAGCAGCGCCCACGCGTTGGCGCCCTGCGGCCCCGCCACCGGGCGCAGGGCCGAGTAGAGGAGGACGTACCCGACCGTGCTCACCACGCCGACGGCGCCGAAGCGCAGCAACTGGGCGGACAGTGGGCCCGGCGGATCACCTCCGGTGGCGCGCCGCAGCCCCGCCGTCGGGAGCGTGCCACGGGCGAGCGCCCTGCCGATCCTGACGATGCCGCGCAGGTCGGCCATGGCCGTCGAGACCAGATCGACGCGGCTGTCGGGGTCGTCCACCCAGTCGACGGGCACCTCGTGGATGCGTAGCCCGGCCCGCTCGGCGATCACCAGCAGTTCGGTGTCGAAGAACCACTCCGAGTCCTCCACCAGGGGCAGCAGCCGCTCGGCGACGTCGCGCCGGACCGCTTTGAAGCCGCACTGCGCGTCGGAGAAGCCGACGGCGAGAGTGGAACGCAGCAGGACGTTGTAACAACGGGAGATGATCTCCCGCTTGGGACCGCGTATCACCCGGGAGCCACGGGCCAGGCGGGTGCCGATGGCTATGTCGGAGTGGCCGGAGATCAGCGGGGCGACCAGCGGGAGCAGCGCGTTCAGTTCGGTGGACAGGTCCACGTCCAGGTAGGCCAGGACCGGGGCCCGCGAGCGCGACCAGGCGACGCGCAGGGCACGGCCACGCCCCTTCTCGGCCAGCCGTATCCACTCGGCCTCCGGCAGTTCGGCGGCCAGCCGGGCCGCGATCCGCGGGGTGTCGTCGGTGCTGGCGTTGTCGGCGACGGTGATGCGGAACGGGTACGGGAACGTCTCACGCAGATGCGCGTGCAGCCGCCGCACGCTCGGCTCCAGATCCGTCTCCTCGTTGAACACGGGGACGACCACGTCCAGTACGGGTTCCGGGTGGTCCGCCGGCAGCGGCAGGCGGAGCGGCAGTCGGTCCATGGGCAGTCCCGTCGCGAGGTTCATCGGGGCGGACCGTGCGGTCTTGGTCATGGTTCATCCAGGTTTCTGTGCTGTCGCAGGGCATGCCGAAGGCGCTCACGGCGCAGCTGCGATCAGGGAGTACGGCCAGGGGTCGAGCAGGGACAGGGGGCGGCGCGGAAATTCCGTGGGGGAGCGGCCGGGACGGCCGTGTCTTCGGCGGCTACTCGGCGCCGGTCGCGCTGACGAACGACGAGGGCTCGAGTGTCGTCGTCGGCGGGGACGACGGCGTGATGCTTCCGCTCGGTGTGGCCGGGACGGTGGCCGGCGGACCGGCAGTCGCGGTCCCCGAGGGACCGGTGCCGACCGAGCTCGAGCTCTCTATCGCACTCTCGGTCGTGATCGGCGCCGTGGGCGTGGTGGGGGCCGACCCGGTAGGGCTGGTGCTGGGGGGCGGGGTCGGGGACGGCGTGGTGGTCGGGGAGGAGAAGCCGGTCGTGGGCCGCGGCACGGGGGCCTGGGGTTGGTCGCGGTCCGGCGCGTGTGGCAGCAGGACCAGGCTTACGCCGAGCCCGGCGGCCACCAGTACGGAGCCCACGGCCTTCTGCGCGGCGCGGACCCGGCGGCGGACGAGCACTCCCGTCCTGAGCCGGTTCTGTTGTGCGGGCTCAAAAGGGGTGTACTCCTGGGCGTCGCGCATCATCCGCGCCAACTCCCGCTCGAAGTGATCCATGCTTCCCTTCACCCCACCGGCTCGATGACATCGGCCAGGATCTGACGCAGTCGCGCCACTCCGCGTGACGCGTGGGACCGGGCGGTGCCCAGCGGGCATCCCAGAACCTCCGCGACCTGCTTTTCGGGCAGGTCCTGGTAGTAACGCAGCACCACGGCGGCCCGCTGCCGGGGCGGCAGCTGGGCGAGGGCCGCCTCCAGCCGCGTCCGCTCCACCACGGCGGCGGACTCGTCCCCGGTGTGTGCCAGGTCGGGCAGCTGCTCCACGGGCCGCTCGCCCCACCACCGCCGGCGGGCGGAACGGGCGGCCGCGCGTGCCAGGACCTTGCGTACGTACGCCTCGGGCGCCTCGTCCGCGACCTTCGGCCAGACGAACCAGAGCTTGACCAGGGCTTCCTGGAGCAGATCCTCGGCACGGTGTCGGTCACCTCCACAGAGCAGACGGGCGAGGTGGAACAACGCCGACCAACGGGCCGCTACGAACCCGTCGTAGCTCTCGGCCTGAGCCTGTTCCATCCGCACCGTCCCCGCACTTGCCAGCTTCGTACACCTGGAGAAAGACGTTGGTGAGCACCTCGCTATGCACTTCCGGCGCGTGATGCGGGTCACGTTGTTGGGGCCCGGCGATGGACCGACGGCTACCTCACCTGCTCCACGAGGGAGTCAGAACAACCGCCTCAGCCAGGAGTCGATCGCCGCATAGTCGTGATCAGTCAGACCACGGCGGGGGTCGACCCGGTGGAGCAGGGCGTTCGCTGGATGGTGAGCGGTGACCCAGGCCCGATCGGTGTCGGTGATCTCGTCGTCGACCCAGACGAACGGGCGTCCGGCCGCCCATTCGACAAGGGTGCGGGTCTTCCAGTGCAATCCGTTCCGCTCGTCCTGATCATCGATGTCGGACGGTTCCAGCCAGACCACCACAGGCAGCTGCGGCAGACCAATGCGCGGGGCGATGCACTCGTTCGCGTCAGCCATCCATGTCGTGGCCCAGACCACCTCGCACGGGAGCGCCGCCAGCCGAGGCCCGTGCTCGGGATCCAGTCGGGCCAAGAGCGGATTCGCGTCGGCATCGAGCGGTTCGAGGCCGGTGGCATGGGCCGGATACTGTTCGGGCGCCGCACCGAACGGGATGAGCGGTCCGTCGACATCGAGAAACAGCAGCGGACGCTGCGGAGAGCCAGTCACGCCGGCACGATAGCGGCGGATCACAACGGGGACCGGACCGTCTCGACCACGTCAGCCCTGTGGTCGGCCACCGAACAATCACGGCGATCCGCTCGAGTCTGCCGAGTACCGCACGAGAGCGGAAACGATCCTGGCTCCGCAGACGCTGGTCGCCGGTGCGGACAGCGTCACCTCGATCGTCGACAGCACCGGCACGGGGCACCGGTGGCTGTCGACCGACGGGATCGGGTTCGTGGCCGGCGTGGTCGGGCGCGTCACACGGAGTACCGTCAGCGGCAACGACTGCCGAGAACCAGATCCGGACCGCGGCCCGGATCTCTTCAGCGACAGCCGATACAAAGGCGGTGCTCGACGGGCCGTATCAAGCGGACATTCGGGGCGCCGGTACGTACCTTCGAGTGGTGCGGCTTGACTGCCACGGCGACCGTACAGCCGTAGAACCGCGGTCGTCCGGGTCTCGCGAGCTCGGGTCCGACACCCTGAGTTGTTCGCAGGGTGTCGGATGGCTTGTCGGGATACGCGAGGGCGTGGCGGGATAGAGGCTCTGTGTCGTTCAAGCTTCGGAGGCTGTGATGATCGTCCCGTTCGGGGTCCGTGATTTTCTGGATCGTGCCGTCACTGTGTATGCCGACCGGGTGGGTGTGGTGGACGAGCCGGACCAACCGGCCGAGGTCTGGGAGGGGCTGACGTACGGGCGGGTGGGGGAGTTGGCGCGGGCTCAGGCTGCCGGGCTGGATGCGCTGGGTGTGCCGCTGGGCGCTCGCGTGGCGGTGGTCTCGCCGAACAGCGCGCGGCTTCTGACGTCGTTCTTCGGTGTCAGCGGCTACGGGCGGGTGCTGGTCCCGGTCAACTTCCGCCTGACGGCGGACGAGGTGAGCTACATCGTCGGTCACTCGGGGGCCGATGTGCTCCTTGTCGACCCGGAGCTGACGGAGCGTCTGGCCGATGTCAAGTGCGGGCACCGTTTCACGCTCGGCGCCGCAGCCGACGCCGAGCTGTACCGCTTCGGCACTGCCCCGCAAGCCTGGGAGGCGGACGAGAACGCCACCGCGACCATCAACTACACCAGTGGTACGACGGCCCGGCCCAAGGGGGTGCAGATCACCCATCGCAACATCTGGGTGAACGCGGTCACCTTCGCGTTGCACGCCGGGGTGACGGACCGGGACGTGTATCTGCACACGTTGCCGATGTTCCATGCCAACGGCTGGGGCATGCCGTTCGCGATGTCGGCCCTGGGCGTGCCACAGATCGTGCTGCGCAAGGTGGACGGGGCCGAGATCCTGCGCCGGGTGGCCGAGCACGGTGTGACGGTGATGTGCGCGGCGCCCGCGGTCGTGGGGGCGGTGCTGGCCGCCGCCGAGTCCTGGGAGGGGGAGATCCCCGGCCGTGATCGGGTGCGGATCATCGTTGCGGGCGCTCCGCCGCCGACCCAGACGGTCGCGCGCGTGGAGTCGGAGCTGGGGTGGGAGTTCATTCAGATCTACGGCCTGACCGAGACCTCGCCGCTGCTGACCGTCAACCGTGCCCGCGCCGAGTGGGACGGCCTCGGCGCTGCGGAGCGGGCGGAGAAGCTGGTGCGGGCCGGTGCTCCCGCGCTGGGCGTGACCCTCAGGACGGACGCCGAGGGTGAGGTCCTCGCGCGCTCGAACGTGGTTCTGGAGGGGTACTGGGAGCAGCCGGAGGAGAGTGCACGGGCGTTGTCCGGGGGCTGGTTCCACACGGGGGACGGAGGGTCGATCGGCGAGTACAGCCATCTGACGATCAGTGACCGCAAGAAGGACGTGATCATCACGGGCGGGGAGAACGTGTCGTCGATCGAGGTGGAGGACGTCCTCTTCAGCCATCCGGCGGTTGCCGAGGTCGCGGTGATCGGGGTGCCTGACGAGAAGTGGGGCGAGACCGTGAAGGCGCTGGTGGTTCTTGCTCCCGGCGCGCGGGTGACGCAGGACGAGCTGATCCGGTTCTGCAAGGAGCGTCTCGCCGGCTTCAAGGCGCCTACTTCGGTGGAGTTCCGGGAGGAGTTGGCGCGTACGACGACCGGCAAGCTCCAGAAGTACAAGTTGCGGGAGCCGTATTGGGAGGGACGCGAGCGGGAACTCGGCTGAGGTGTCCGCAGGGTGGGTGCCGATGCTGAAATGGTGAGCGCGGCTCCACCTCCTGCCGGGCTCACCATCACGCTGGGAACCGGTCGATCTTTCCTGGAAGTGAGGAGCCCGGCGGGCAGGTTGACGTAGGGTCAGGTGAGCGAGAGAAGGATCTTGCCTCGGCCTGCGCCCGTTTCCAGGAGTTGGTGTGCCTTCGCCGCCTCGCCCAGGGGCAGGGTCTGCGTCACCCCGGGCCGGATCCGCCCCGCCGCGAGCAGCCGGAGTGCTTCGCCGAGGTATTCGCCTATCCGCTCGGGAGCCCGACGAGCGAGGTCGCCGATGTTGAACCCGGCGACGGTCCGGTTGCCCTTCCACAAGTCCCACACCGAGGCCGTCCACTGCTCGTGTCGACCGAGGTCTCCGTAGGCGACCAGGCGGCCGAACGGCGCCAGCACGGTCAGGCTCTGCTCCCGGATCGGCCCGCCGACGGGATCGAGGACCAGGTCCACGCCCCGGCCACCAGTCACCGCGGCCAACCGCTCCGCGAAGCCTTCACGCAGAAACACTGCGTCGTAGCCCAACTCGGTGGCATA is a window of Streptomyces sp. NBC_00271 DNA encoding:
- a CDS encoding carboxymuconolactone decarboxylase family protein; translation: MSSHATGTATQRIFIDKQSPKAYHALVQTSEAVRATAADAGLDRTVVELINLRVSQINGCAYCLNVHTRAALRAGETAQRLGVLAAWRDTELFTPAERAALALAEATTEPTDAAAQETAWAGARDVLTDDQISAVIWVAIAINAFNRVSIMSKHPVRTER
- a CDS encoding acyl-CoA reductase yields the protein MTLLFVGVAHDTEGREARRCARVHTEDKAELRDRPAGAGVQRVVKLGSALSGSIGNPHDAMYPLHQFVNWVVDDDA
- a CDS encoding aldo/keto reductase translates to MRSRLLGRSGLRVSELCLGTMTFGTEWGFGAEEAICREIYVAFREAGGTFLDTADVYNDGASERIVGRLVAAERDAVLLGTKFTLPTDRNDPNSGGSHRKGLRRSVEESLRRLAADHVTCCGCTPGTSAPPPRRPCGPSTTSYAPGTYRPSG
- a CDS encoding aldo/keto reductase, with protein sequence MHAWDECTAAEETLRALDDLIRSGNVPAVGVSNTPAWVIARSQAIAELRGWSAYCGLQSSTPSPRGRPTANSCPWHGRSDSP
- a CDS encoding glycosyltransferase — protein: MDRLPLRLPLPADHPEPVLDVVVPVFNEETDLEPSVRRLHAHLRETFPYPFRITVADNASTDDTPRIAARLAAELPEAEWIRLAEKGRGRALRVAWSRSRAPVLAYLDVDLSTELNALLPLVAPLISGHSDIAIGTRLARGSRVIRGPKREIISRCYNVLLRSTLAVGFSDAQCGFKAVRRDVAERLLPLVEDSEWFFDTELLVIAERAGLRIHEVPVDWVDDPDSRVDLVSTAMADLRGIVRIGRALARGTLPTAGLRRATGGDPPGPLSAQLLRFGAVGVVSTVGYVLLYSALRPVAGPQGANAWALLVCAVANTAANRRLTFGLRGRGGALRQQAKGLVVFGLGLALTSGSLAALHRWAPEPARPTEVAVLVIANLVATLLRFLLLRAWVFTAGPRGNRTGAEPR
- a CDS encoding cellulase — protein: MDHFERELARMMRDAQEYTPFEPAQQNRLRTGVLVRRRVRAAQKAVGSVLVAAGLGVSLVLLPHAPDRDQPQAPVPRPTTGFSSPTTTPSPTPPPSTSPTGSAPTTPTAPITTESAIESSSSVGTGPSGTATAGPPATVPATPSGSITPSSPPTTTLEPSSFVSATGAE
- a CDS encoding SigE family RNA polymerase sigma factor, which translates into the protein MEQAQAESYDGFVAARWSALFHLARLLCGGDRHRAEDLLQEALVKLWFVWPKVADEAPEAYVRKVLARAAARSARRRWWGERPVEQLPDLAHTGDESAAVVERTRLEAALAQLPPRQRAAVVLRYYQDLPEKQVAEVLGCPLGTARSHASRGVARLRQILADVIEPVG
- a CDS encoding HAD domain-containing protein, producing the protein MTGSPQRPLLFLDVDGPLIPFGAAPEQYPAHATGLEPLDADANPLLARLDPEHGPRLAALPCEVVWATTWMADANECIAPRIGLPQLPVVVWLEPSDIDDQDERNGLHWKTRTLVEWAAGRPFVWVDDEITDTDRAWVTAHHPANALLHRVDPRRGLTDHDYAAIDSWLRRLF
- a CDS encoding AMP-binding protein, which translates into the protein MIVPFGVRDFLDRAVTVYADRVGVVDEPDQPAEVWEGLTYGRVGELARAQAAGLDALGVPLGARVAVVSPNSARLLTSFFGVSGYGRVLVPVNFRLTADEVSYIVGHSGADVLLVDPELTERLADVKCGHRFTLGAAADAELYRFGTAPQAWEADENATATINYTSGTTARPKGVQITHRNIWVNAVTFALHAGVTDRDVYLHTLPMFHANGWGMPFAMSALGVPQIVLRKVDGAEILRRVAEHGVTVMCAAPAVVGAVLAAAESWEGEIPGRDRVRIIVAGAPPPTQTVARVESELGWEFIQIYGLTETSPLLTVNRARAEWDGLGAAERAEKLVRAGAPALGVTLRTDAEGEVLARSNVVLEGYWEQPEESARALSGGWFHTGDGGSIGEYSHLTISDRKKDVIITGGENVSSIEVEDVLFSHPAVAEVAVIGVPDEKWGETVKALVVLAPGARVTQDELIRFCKERLAGFKAPTSVEFREELARTTTGKLQKYKLREPYWEGRERELG